ATTTTATCTCCTCGATCGCCACGTTTTACCATAGACTTTCGCTCCATACTGGTAGCAGCTTGTTGTTTTTCCACTTCCCTATCATACAGCCTTGAGCGCAGCACTTTCAAGGCTTTTTCATAATTTTTAATCTGTGATTTTCCATCCTGACAGGAGACCACCAATCCAGTAGGTATATGGGTCAACCGCACAGCTGAATAGGTTGTATTCACAGACTGACCACCAGGCCCAGAGGAACAAAAGGTATCTTTGCGTACATCATTTAAATCTAAATTGACCTCCACCTCACCCATTTCTGGCAATACTACTACACTAGCTGCTGAGGTATGTATACGTCCTTGTGCTTCTGTAGCAGGCACACGCTGCACACGATGCACACCAGATTCATATTTCATAAGTCCATATACGTCTTTACCACTAATGGTAGAGACAATTTCTTTCCATCCTCCAGCAGTACCTTCTAAGGTATAGATAAGCGAAAGTTCCCATTTCATCTTTTCCGCAAACCGCTTATACATCCGAAACAAATCTCCTGTAAAAATAGCTGCTTCATCTCCTCCAATACCTGCTCGAATCTCTAAAACAATATTATGGCTATCATTGGGATCACTCGGGATCAATGCATCACGTAACTGCTTCTCTAATACAATCTTTTTATCCAACGCAAGCGCAAGTTCCTGCTTAGCTATTTCACGAAAGGCTTCGTCTTTTTCAAGGTGTAGTATCTCCTTGGCTTCTTTTATATTGCTTAAAACAGATTCGTACCTACTGTATAAAGCAACAATTTTCGAGAGCTTACTATATTCCTTATTAAGGGCAGCATATGCCTTGATATCGTTGACACGATCTGGTTGATAAATAGCTGATTCTATCTCATGAAAACGTTCCTTTATGGCTTTTAACTTTTCTATCATATATGAACGGCCTCCTTATATTAGCTTACTAGTAGTTTGGGATTTTAGATACAATTATCCATTCATGTTTACAATGGTATAATGTCTTCCTATATCCTGCGTAAAGTTAAGATTTTAAAAAATGCATTTCGAGAGAATGGCATTAAAAAATAAGAAGTGTTTTGTAGGCTATTTCCATTCTGTGCAATCATAGGAAGTTGACATGCCTCTCTTAAGCATCAATCAATAGAGAAGTGATTACCCTATACACCATTATAGCAGTGGTTTATCTTAAGCGGAGCAGCAGCGTAAAGAGGCCGAGCAGCGTAGTACAGCCCACGCTACAAAACCTTACGTTACGCAACTTTTTGTACAACCGCCTCAAAAGCAGCGGGGTGATTCATAGCTAGATCTGCTAATACTTTCCTATTTAACTGTATATTTGCAAGCTTAAGTTTTCCCATAAATTGGGCATAAGAAATACCATGCAGGCGTGCAGCCGCATTAATTCGCTGTATCCA
Above is a window of Candidatus Cardinium hertigii DNA encoding:
- the prfA gene encoding peptide chain release factor 1 yields the protein MIEKLKAIKERFHEIESAIYQPDRVNDIKAYAALNKEYSKLSKIVALYSRYESVLSNIKEAKEILHLEKDEAFREIAKQELALALDKKIVLEKQLRDALIPSDPNDSHNIVLEIRAGIGGDEAAIFTGDLFRMYKRFAEKMKWELSLIYTLEGTAGGWKEIVSTISGKDVYGLMKYESGVHRVQRVPATEAQGRIHTSAASVVVLPEMGEVEVNLDLNDVRKDTFCSSGPGGQSVNTTYSAVRLTHIPTGLVVSCQDGKSQIKNYEKALKVLRSRLYDREVEKQQAATSMERKSMVKRGDRGDKIRTYNFPQGRATDHRIGYTDHNLAALLDGSILEMIEALRVADHAQKLQSGESI